DNA sequence from the Candidatus Binatia bacterium genome:
CATCTTCTCGGCTTGCTGGATGGAGTAGGTCGAGACGAAGAGCGGCGCGAGACAGCCGTCCTGATAGCCCACCGAGATCTGAGACATGACGCCGTCATAGCGCGGAACCGGCCCAAGCTCGACCTGCGAACACGCGACCTGATAGGAAGCGCAAACCATGGAATTCGGAGTCCTGATTCACGGCTACATGCCGAAGAACCCGCATGACGCCGGCGCCGAGCACGACTGGGTCGAGCGCGAGATCGTTCCGGCGGCCGACCGGTGTGGGTTCAAGTACGTCTGGTCGACTGAGCACCACTTTCTCGAAGAGTACTCGCACCTTTGGGCCAGGACCCCGCGCACCGCAGCACGCGGTGTCGTGAGGGGACGCTTCGCTGATCAGGAGGAAAGATGTCTCTCCCGGAGCCCAACATCCCACCCGCGAACGATCTCGAGGCAAACGTGCGATGGCTCCGAGACACGGAGCTGATCAAGGCGCTCGCGCAGTGCTACGCCTGCGGTGTCGACGCGAAGGACTTCGAGGTCGCCCGATCGGTCTTCCCTCCGGATTGTCGCGTCTCGGGTACGCTCCAGGAAGACGAGACAGGCCCCTGTCTCTTCCCAAGACCTCGACGGAGTACTTCCAGCGGCAGTGCTTCATCTCTTGCGACCCCGCAGAGAAGGGAATTCCGGCGTTTGCCTCGAACTATCCGCACCCGGGCGGGCCCGCGGACGACGTCGTCGGCGCCATCGCGAATCGCCCCGAGCTTTCCGAAGAATCGAAGCGGAGAATCCTCGCGGTGAACGCGCAGCGGTGTTTAGGGTTCACATGAACCATCGCGACCTAGCCGATCCGACGAGCCGAGTTCTCCCGCGCATTCTGCAGCGACAGGCACGCGAAGTGGGCGAGGTCGACTTCCTGATCCGCGGCGATCACCACGTCACCTTCGCCGCCGCTAACCGAATCACGGATTCGATGGCGGCGGGGCTCGCCGCTCTCGGTGTCGGCAAGGGCGATCGAGTGGCGCTCTACCTGTCGGGTCGACCGGAAGCGGTCCTCCTCCCGCTTGCCGTGAACAAGTTGGGCGCGGTGTGGGTGCCGATCAGCACGGACTACCGCGGAGATTGGCTCGCGCAGGCGGTGATTCGCAGTCGGTGCCTCGTCTTGGTGACTGAGTCCAAGCTCGCAGGCCATGTCGATTCGATTCGGCCCCGCCTCGGCGCCGAGCAGATCGTCGTGTTGGAAGACGAGAGCGGGAAGGCTCTCCTCGAAGCGGCGCCGCGCCTCTTCGATTGCTCGGATCAGCATTACGGCGACACCTGCGCGATCCTTTGGACGTCGGGGACGACCGGGCGATCGAAAGCGGTGCTGCAGAGCTACAACAGCTGGCTTCGCGGTATCCACCGTGCCGTCGGGCCGCAGTACGAGACCCGGCCGGGCGACGTCATCTACAACGTGCTGCCGTTGTTCAACACCGGGGCCTGGGTGACGAGCGTGTTTCGCGCGTTGGTCGAGGGCGTCACGTGTGTTCTCGATGAGCCGTTTTCGGTCCGGGAGTTCTGGGATCGGATTCGCAAGTATGGTGCGACCCAGACGTTCACCCTGGGAGCGATGCACATGTTCCTCTGGAACGCGCCCCAGAAGCCTGACGACGCGGACAATCCTCTGCGGATTGCGAAGATGATCCCGATGCCGGCGGAACTCGAGGCGCCCTTCGCGAAGAGATTCGGGATTCGTCTGCTCGGCCCCGGCTACGGCCAAAGCGAGTGTCCACTGGTCACGACCGCCACGGATCAGGAGGCCCCTGCCGGATCGATCGGATTTCCGATGGACGATACCGACGTCCGGCTGTTCGACGAGAACGATCGAGAGGTACCGACGGGCGAAGTCGGTGAGCTGCGGATCCGCCCGCTCGAGCCACACATTCTGTTCAATGGCTACTTTGGCGACGACGAGGCGACGCGGGCCGCGTACCGTGGCCCGAACGGCGAATGGTACTGCACGGGTGATCTGGCGCGACGAGACGAGGACGGGGCGTTTCGCTTCGTCGACCGCAAGAAGGACGCGGTACGCTTCGCCGGGCGGAACATCTCCTCGATGGAGGTGGAGAGCGTCGTACGTCGCCATCCGGCGGTGGCGGACGCGGCTGCGTTCGGGATCCCCTCGGCCGAGATCGAGTCGGAAGACGAGCTGAAGGTGAATGTAGTGCTCGCACAAGGGGCTTCGCTCGCGTTCGAAGAGCTCGCGTCCTACGTAAACGACAATGCCCCCTACTATTTCGTGCCGAGGTACCTCGAGTTCGTCGACGCCCTGCCGTTCACGCCGACGGGGAAAGTCGAGAAGTACAAGCTACGAGAACTGGGTGTGTCGGAACATGCGTGGGACCGGTCGACGTCGGGCTACGTCGTGCGGCGCTGACGGAGGACTTCGCTCGCCATGAAACGAGTTCTCAAACGGGTCGGGCTAGCGCTCGGAGCAATCGTCGGACTCGTCGCAGCCGTGACGTACAGTTGGACCATCACGCCCCAAGGCCGGCTCGACTACGGAGCGGCTGTGGTGTCCAAGCTGGCCTCCTGGCAGACCGGACCGCAGGAGTACACGCCCGAGGCCCGCGCCGGCGCGAACGAGATGGTCCGGGGGTTCCTGCCGGGAGAACCGGCCGAGCTCGCCCGGGGCGAAGATCGCGACGCGGTCTTCCGCGGCCATCACGTTCCGGTCCGGGTTTACTGGCCCGAGCTAGAAGGGCCGTTGCCGCTGTATCTCGACATCCACGGCGGCGGCTGGTGGATGGGGGACGGGTACCCGTTCGAGAAGATGACGACGCGGTTCGCTGCTGCGAGCGGGGCGATCGTCGTCTCCGTCGACTATCGGCTTGCGCCGGAGCATCCGTACCCGGCAGCGATCGACGACGTCTGGGCGGCTCTCAACTGGATGCACGCAAATGCAGCTGGTTTGGGCGGCGATCCAGAGAGGATTGCCATCGGGGGAAGCAGTGCCGGCGGAAACCTGGCGGCCGCGCTTGCGCTTCGGGCCCGCGACGAGGACGGTCCGGAGGTCTCGTTCCAGTATCTGCTCGTACCGGCGACCGATCTCTCTGGTACCACGGATTGGGCCTCGTTCGACGAAGCCGGGGAAGAGTACGTCCTGAAAGTGTCGGGCATCGCGACGATGATCGATGCTTACGTTCCCGATGCGGGGCAGCGCAGCTCCGCCTACATCAGCCCGCTATTGGCTCAAGACCATCGCGGTTTGCCCCCGGCTCTGATCGTGACCGCCCAGTACGACCCCTTGCGCGATCAGGGTGCGGCGTACGCCGAGAAGCTTCGTGCCGCAGGAGTCCCCGTGCAGTACCACGAGGAGCCGAACTCAATTCATGGATTCCTCGGTTCCCCCGAGCGCGCCGAGAGAATCCAGGCGCTTGGGGCAGAGGCGTTGCGGAACGCCTTCGCGGCGAACTAGTCCGGGTTGCGAGCGAGCTCTCGGGCCCGACATCCGGTTGACCGCACACCTCTGGATCGAAATAGTCTGGGTCACCGGATGGATCCGCTCACGCAGGGAGTTCTCGGCGCCGCTGCCGCGCAAGCCGTGGCCCCCCGCGAGCGCACGGTCTGGGCCGGCGTGCTTGGCGGCCTCTCGGGGATGGCGCCGGACCTCGACGTTCTCATTCGCTCGGCCGAGGACCCGCTACTCTTCCTGGAGTATCACCGCCAGTTCACGCACTCGCTGGTGTTCATCCCCATCGGCGGTCTGATCTGTGCGATCGTACTGTTCGCCCTGGTTCGCCGACGGATGTCGTTCGGTTCCGCCTACCTCTACTGCGTCGGGGGCTACGCGACCCACGGGCTTTTGGATGCGTGCACCTCGTACGGCACGCAGCTCTTCTGGCCGTTCTCGAACCTACGGATCGCGTGGAACAACGTCTCGGTGATCGATCCGTTGGTGACATTGCCGCTCCTGGCCTTCGTGTCGCTTTCCACGGTTCGCGCCGCGCCGGTGTGGGCGCGCCTCGGGTGCGTGTGGGTGGTGCTCTACCTTTCATTGGGCGTGCTGCAGCGAGAACGGGTGGAATCGTTCGGTGAAAGCGTGGCCGCCAGCCGTGGACACGAGGTGGTCGAGGTTGTCGCGAAGCCGGCGTTCGCGAATCTTCTCCTCTGGAAGACGATCTATGCGTACGAGGATCGATACTACGTCGACGCGGCGAGAATGGGCTGGCGCCCGCGATCGTTTGAGGGGGAGAGCGTTCCGGCGCTCGTTCCGAGCCGCGATCTGGCCTGGCTCGACCCTGCGAGTACACAGGGCGAGGACCTGGAACGCTTCCGTTGGTTCTCCGGCGGGTACATCGCGCTCGACCCGGTCCGAGGCGACCGCGTCATCGACGTTCGCTACTCGATGATCCCGAACCGGATTGAAGCCCTTTGGGGAATCGAGATCGATCCCTCGGTTCCGCCCTCGGCACACGCCCGGTTCTTCACTTCGCGCGAGGTGGGCCCGGAGCGTCGCGCCGAGATTCTGCAAATGCTGTTCGATGAGCCGCCCCTTCGGGACTAGCTGCCTCCGGTGACGTTAAGTACGGAAGTAGACATTCTTCGATCACCGACCTGGCGGGGTCGAACACGGCCGAGACCGGCGTACCGACGAGTGCGCTGATCTTGTCGCAGCTGAACTAAAGAGGAAGGGATCCGTCATGAGAGAAGACCTGGAGCTATTCATCGACACCGAGAAGGGCGAGTGGATCGATCTCGGTCTTCCGAATTCGGAGCCCGGAGAGAATGCCATGCAGCTCCTCCGGATCAGCGAAGAGAACGGCTCCTACACGGCCCTGATCAAGTCGAAGGCGGGCACGGTCATCCCGCCGCACGTACACCTGGGAGAGACCGTCGTGTACGTGCTGGAGGGCACCCTCGAGTACCGCAATGGTGTGGCGAAGAAGGGCGGGTTTATCTACGAGCCTGCCGGTGCCGTACACGATGCGACGCAGCACGCCGTCGACACGATCTATCTCGCACACGTCCAGAGCGGCGCCATCTTCCTGAACGAAGATGGGAGCGAGGGCCCGGTCTACGATTGGCGTTCGGTGAAGGCCATCGTCGACGCGCACGAGGCGTCCAAGGCCGCGCGCGGCTGAGCTGCTCCCGAGGTTTGGGCTAGGCCCGGGCTTCGGCGCGGTGGTTCTTGGAACCCTGACGGTCGGGTCGCTGGTGGTTCTGCCAGCGCAGGGGCTTCTTGGAGCGGGACGAGCCGGGCATCGAACGCACCCGCCGAATCAGGAGGCCGGGATCGCGCTCGTCGGGCGTGGCCGATCGCTTCTCGAAAGTGAGCGC
Encoded proteins:
- a CDS encoding AMP-binding protein, whose protein sequence is MNHRDLADPTSRVLPRILQRQAREVGEVDFLIRGDHHVTFAAANRITDSMAAGLAALGVGKGDRVALYLSGRPEAVLLPLAVNKLGAVWVPISTDYRGDWLAQAVIRSRCLVLVTESKLAGHVDSIRPRLGAEQIVVLEDESGKALLEAAPRLFDCSDQHYGDTCAILWTSGTTGRSKAVLQSYNSWLRGIHRAVGPQYETRPGDVIYNVLPLFNTGAWVTSVFRALVEGVTCVLDEPFSVREFWDRIRKYGATQTFTLGAMHMFLWNAPQKPDDADNPLRIAKMIPMPAELEAPFAKRFGIRLLGPGYGQSECPLVTTATDQEAPAGSIGFPMDDTDVRLFDENDREVPTGEVGELRIRPLEPHILFNGYFGDDEATRAAYRGPNGEWYCTGDLARRDEDGAFRFVDRKKDAVRFAGRNISSMEVESVVRRHPAVADAAAFGIPSAEIESEDELKVNVVLAQGASLAFEELASYVNDNAPYYFVPRYLEFVDALPFTPTGKVEKYKLRELGVSEHAWDRSTSGYVVRR
- a CDS encoding alpha/beta hydrolase, translating into MKRVLKRVGLALGAIVGLVAAVTYSWTITPQGRLDYGAAVVSKLASWQTGPQEYTPEARAGANEMVRGFLPGEPAELARGEDRDAVFRGHHVPVRVYWPELEGPLPLYLDIHGGGWWMGDGYPFEKMTTRFAAASGAIVVSVDYRLAPEHPYPAAIDDVWAALNWMHANAAGLGGDPERIAIGGSSAGGNLAAALALRARDEDGPEVSFQYLLVPATDLSGTTDWASFDEAGEEYVLKVSGIATMIDAYVPDAGQRSSAYISPLLAQDHRGLPPALIVTAQYDPLRDQGAAYAEKLRAAGVPVQYHEEPNSIHGFLGSPERAERIQALGAEALRNAFAAN
- a CDS encoding metal-dependent hydrolase, yielding MDPLTQGVLGAAAAQAVAPRERTVWAGVLGGLSGMAPDLDVLIRSAEDPLLFLEYHRQFTHSLVFIPIGGLICAIVLFALVRRRMSFGSAYLYCVGGYATHGLLDACTSYGTQLFWPFSNLRIAWNNVSVIDPLVTLPLLAFVSLSTVRAAPVWARLGCVWVVLYLSLGVLQRERVESFGESVAASRGHEVVEVVAKPAFANLLLWKTIYAYEDRYYVDAARMGWRPRSFEGESVPALVPSRDLAWLDPASTQGEDLERFRWFSGGYIALDPVRGDRVIDVRYSMIPNRIEALWGIEIDPSVPPSAHARFFTSREVGPERRAEILQMLFDEPPLRD
- a CDS encoding cupin domain-containing protein yields the protein MREDLELFIDTEKGEWIDLGLPNSEPGENAMQLLRISEENGSYTALIKSKAGTVIPPHVHLGETVVYVLEGTLEYRNGVAKKGGFIYEPAGAVHDATQHAVDTIYLAHVQSGAIFLNEDGSEGPVYDWRSVKAIVDAHEASKAARG